In Anaerolineales bacterium, the following proteins share a genomic window:
- a CDS encoding aminoglycoside phosphotransferase family protein: MYLPADFVSTVKNTFGEDGEKFLADLPLLINEASTRWGLRNVQPVSNLSYNFVAYATSPSPLAPLPKGEGNVVLKIGVPRGELTSEIAALRLFNGEGACRLIDCDEPKGFLLLERLKPGRMLAEVEDDEEATRIAAEVMRRIWAPLENVTLSDSEGSLPKPQGLFGREERSLRVTNKFILLSKWFDGLKRLRKMFDGKTGPLDAKLVERVERSTKDFFAENHQPVLMHGDFHHYNVLSSERGWLAIDPKGVIGPACYEVGPLMLNPWGTLMDRVSPKLVKKRVDILHEFLGFERERILEWSLAHAVLSAWWGIEDNTGWEYSLAFAKMIASL, encoded by the coding sequence ATGTATCTCCCAGCCGATTTTGTTTCAACAGTCAAAAATACATTTGGCGAAGACGGGGAAAAATTTCTTGCCGACCTGCCCTTGTTGATTAATGAAGCTTCGACGAGATGGGGGTTGAGGAACGTCCAGCCTGTTTCGAATCTCTCGTACAATTTTGTGGCGTACGCGACATCACCCTCACCCCTAGCCCCTCTCCCAAAGGGAGAGGGGAATGTCGTCCTCAAAATCGGCGTGCCGCGCGGTGAATTGACGAGCGAGATAGCGGCGTTGCGACTCTTCAACGGCGAGGGCGCGTGCCGTTTGATCGATTGCGATGAGCCAAAGGGATTTTTATTGCTGGAACGATTAAAGCCAGGGAGGATGCTCGCCGAGGTGGAAGACGACGAGGAGGCGACGCGCATCGCGGCGGAGGTGATGAGGAGGATATGGGCGCCTCTTGAAAATGTCACCCTGAGCGACAGCGAAGGGTCTTTACCAAAACCACAGGGACTCTTCGGTCGCGAAGAACGCTCCCTCAGAGTGACAAACAAGTTTATTCTTTTGTCCAAATGGTTCGACGGCTTGAAACGCTTACGGAAAATGTTTGATGGGAAAACGGGTCCGCTGGATGCGAAACTTGTGGAGCGGGTTGAACGGTCTACGAAGGATTTCTTTGCGGAGAATCATCAGCCCGTGTTGATGCACGGAGATTTCCATCACTACAATGTTCTCTCGTCTGAGCGGGGATGGTTGGCGATCGACCCAAAGGGAGTGATCGGTCCCGCGTGCTATGAGGTGGGTCCGCTGATGCTGAATCCGTGGGGAACGTTGATGGATAGAGTCAGCCCTAAATTGGTGAAGAAGCGGGTGGACATCCTGCACGAGTTTTTGGGGTTCGAGCGCGAGCGCATCCTGGAATGGAGTCTGGCGCACGCGGTTCTATCCGCTTGGTGGGGAATCGAAGACAATACAGGCTGGGAGTATTCGCTGGCTTTCGCAAAAATGATCGCTTCCCTTTAA
- a CDS encoding ABC transporter ATP-binding protein, translated as MPRDFFAMTTLSAPAEFSLYKQQSYDRTSPARWVWSHASRHGWIIVMLVLGAAGNAGLAAVVPVLTGDAFNAMLQSKPDTSVLLPLALIIGISQIIRGVLQLGRNFGAELLAQKMELQVRDELYLSLLGKSMTFHNLQPVGDTMARSTNDVREVNYMFSPGVNLVVGSFIFILMPIFVAGRYHPSLVLTPIVFIVLYFFFLARYLKTLAPITDDVRASFGVMNTHLSESLDGVEVVKGASQENAEVDKFVMNASRVRDAFVKQGDLEGRYVAMLLLGSAYAFGLFHALILFHNGQINVGAVVAYFGLLRLLEFPTFTSTFAYSQISLGLSSARRILELMNRETNLDQNKQGYAGTIRGEVEFRNVGFAYADEDTLEDISFKVKPGQTVAIVGQTGAGKTSLVKLINRTYDSTQGQILVDGVDVRDWNLAALRSQISMIEQDIFLFSRSVSDNISFGKPDATQPEIEAAAKSAQADDFIQSFDKGYETIVGERGTTLSGGQRQRIALARAFLTNPHILILDDSTSAIDSDTEDKIQRAISNAARGRTTFIITHRLSQIRWANLIIVLRKGRISAIGSHDELMQTSEAYSRIFRE; from the coding sequence ATGCCGCGAGATTTTTTTGCCATGACCACACTCTCTGCCCCTGCTGAATTTTCGTTGTATAAACAACAATCGTACGACCGCACCAGCCCAGCGCGCTGGGTGTGGTCGCACGCTTCACGTCATGGATGGATCATTGTCATGTTGGTCCTCGGCGCGGCTGGCAACGCCGGTCTCGCAGCAGTGGTGCCAGTGCTGACGGGCGACGCGTTCAACGCGATGCTCCAATCCAAGCCCGATACCAGCGTGTTACTACCGCTGGCGTTGATCATCGGCATCTCGCAAATCATTCGCGGCGTGTTGCAATTGGGACGCAACTTCGGCGCGGAGTTGCTCGCGCAAAAAATGGAACTGCAAGTGCGCGATGAGTTGTATCTCTCTTTGCTCGGCAAGAGCATGACCTTTCACAATTTACAGCCGGTCGGCGACACCATGGCGCGTTCCACCAACGATGTGCGCGAGGTCAATTACATGTTCAGCCCGGGCGTCAATCTCGTGGTTGGCTCGTTCATTTTCATCCTCATGCCCATCTTCGTGGCGGGACGTTATCACCCGTCGCTCGTCCTCACGCCAATCGTTTTCATCGTCCTATATTTTTTCTTCCTTGCCCGTTATTTGAAAACTCTGGCGCCGATCACCGACGACGTGCGCGCTTCGTTCGGAGTGATGAACACGCATCTCTCTGAATCGTTGGATGGGGTGGAGGTGGTCAAAGGCGCCTCGCAGGAGAACGCCGAGGTGGATAAATTCGTGATGAACGCCAGCCGAGTGCGCGACGCCTTCGTCAAACAGGGAGACCTCGAGGGACGGTACGTCGCCATGCTTTTGCTCGGTTCAGCCTACGCTTTTGGCCTGTTTCACGCCCTCATCCTTTTCCACAATGGACAGATCAACGTCGGCGCGGTGGTGGCATATTTCGGCTTGCTCCGTCTGCTGGAGTTTCCCACGTTCACTTCCACGTTTGCGTATTCGCAGATCTCGCTTGGGCTTTCGAGTGCGCGCCGTATTCTGGAGTTGATGAACCGCGAAACCAACCTCGACCAGAACAAACAAGGCTATGCTGGGACGATCCGAGGCGAAGTGGAGTTTCGAAATGTAGGCTTCGCGTATGCGGATGAAGATACTCTGGAGGATATTTCCTTCAAGGTGAAGCCCGGTCAAACCGTCGCCATCGTCGGGCAGACCGGCGCAGGGAAGACTTCGCTCGTTAAACTTATCAACCGCACTTACGATTCAACGCAAGGGCAAATCCTTGTAGACGGCGTGGATGTACGCGACTGGAATCTTGCCGCGCTCCGCTCGCAGATTTCGATGATCGAGCAGGATATTTTCCTGTTCTCTCGTTCCGTCAGCGACAATATCTCCTTTGGGAAGCCGGATGCGACCCAACCGGAGATCGAAGCGGCGGCGAAATCCGCGCAGGCGGATGATTTCATCCAATCCTTCGATAAAGGCTACGAAACCATCGTTGGCGAGCGCGGCACGACACTCTCCGGTGGGCAACGTCAACGCATCGCGCTGGCGCGAGCCTTCCTCACCAATCCGCATATCTTGATCTTGGATGATTCCACCTCTGCGATCGACTCCGACACCGAAGACAAAATCCAACGCGCCATCTCCAACGCCGCGCGCGGACGCACCACTTTCATCATCACGCACCGCCTCTCGCAGATCCGCTGGGCGAATCTCATCATCGTCCTCCGCAAGGGACGCATCTCCGCCATCGGCTCGCACGATGAATTAATGCAAACCTCCGAGGCGTATTCGAGGATATTTCGCGAATAA